In a genomic window of Tripterygium wilfordii isolate XIE 37 chromosome 8, ASM1340144v1, whole genome shotgun sequence:
- the LOC120003789 gene encoding CDPK-related kinase 4-like isoform X3 — MGHCCSKNLSAVDNDILGAAHQQQPTPSLPTVATPSTDLHSYSNSNSFAVSPFQSPLPAGIPPSPSPARTPGRKFRWPLPPPSPAKPIMAILRRKGPAKPTIPEDDHGGVENGRVVQRPLDKNFGYAKNFAAKYELGKEVGRGHFGHTCWAKVNKGELKGQQVAVKIISKSKMTTAISIEDVRREVKMLKALSGHKHMIKFHDAFEDANNVYIVMELCEGGELLDKILARGGRYTEEDAKAIVIQILSVVAYCHLQGVVHRDLKPENFLFTTRDENAPMKIIDFGLSDFIRPDQRLNDIVGSAYYVAPEVLHRSYNVEADMWSIGVITYILLCGSRPFWARTESGIFRSVLRADPNFDDSPWPSVSPEAKDFVKRLLNKDHRKRMTAAQALSHPWLRNENDAVPLDISIYKLVKAYVRATPFKRAAIKALSKAIPEDELVYLRDQFRLLEPKEGCVSLSNFRAALIRHVTDAMKESRVLEILNMMEPLSHKKVEFEEFCAAAISPYQLEALEGWEKIATTAFEFFEQEGNRVITVEELAQEMNLGPSSYSLLKDWIRKSDGKLSFLGYTKFLHGITIRSSNSRHR, encoded by the exons ATGGGCCATTGCTGCAGCAAAAACTTGTCCGCCGTCGACAATGACATACTCGGCGCCGCCCACCAGCAGCAGCCCACACCATCACTTCCCACCGTAGCCACTCCGTCCACGGACTTGCACTCTTACTCGAACTCAAATTCTTTCGCAGTAAGTCCATTCCAGAGCCCACTACCAGCTGGAATTCCCCCGTCTCCGTCGCCGGCGAGGACTCCTGGCCGGAAGTTCAGGTGGCCTTTGCCGCCTCCATCTCCAGCAAAGCCGATCATGGCGATTCTGAGGCGGAAGGGTCCTGCAAAGCCGACGATACCTGAGGACGATCACGGCGGTGTGGAAAACGGACGAGTGGTTCAAAGGCCTTTGGATAAGAACTTTGGGTATGCCAAGAACTTTGCGGCCAAGTATGAGCTGGGAAAGGAGGTAGGACGTGGGCATTTTGGTCATACTTGTTGGGCTAAGGTCAACAAGGGAGAGCTGAAAGGGCAACAAGTCGCTGTCAAGATCATATCCAAATCTAAG ATGACAACAGCAATATCAATTGAAGATGTTCGTCGAGAGGTTAAAATGTTGAAAGCCTTGTCTGGGCATAAacatatgatcaaattccatgATGCTTTTGAGGATGCCAATAACGTCTACATAGTCATGGA GTTGTGTGAAGGaggggaattacttgataagaTCTTAGCAAG AGGAGGGAGATACACGGAGGAAGATGCTAAAGCTATTGTCATACAAATTCTTAGTGTAGTTGCCTATTGTCATCTTCAAGGGGTTGTCCACCGTGATCTAAAGCCAGAG AATTTTCTTTTTACCACAAGGGATGAGAATGCTCCAATGAAGATAATTGATTTTGGTCTCTCTGATTTTATTAGGCCAG ATCAACGTCTTAATGACATTGTTGGTAGTGCATACTATGTTGCTCCCGAAGTTCTCCATAGATCGTATAATGTTGAAGCAGATATGTGGAGTATTGGCGTCATAACATATATACTGCTATGTGGAAGCAGGCCTTTCTGGGCGAGGACGGAGTCTGGAATTTTTCGTTCTGTGCTAAGAGCTGATcctaattttgatgattcacCTTGGCCTTCAGTTTCACCTGAAGCCAAAGATTTTGTGAAAAGGCTTCTCAACAAGGACCACAGAAAACGAATGACAGCTGCCCAAGCACTAA GTCACCCATGGTTACGAAATGAAAACGATGCTGTGCCTTTAGATATTTCAATCTATAAGTTAGTTAAGGCATATGTTAGAGCCACACCTTTCAAGCGTGCAGCAATAAAG GCACTTTCAAAAGCTATTCCGGAAGACGAGCTTGTTTACCTTAGGGATCAGTTTAGGCTTTTGGAACCAAAAGAGGGATGTGTCTCCTTAAGTAATTTCAGAGCG GCTCTGATAAGACACGTGACAGATGCCATGAAGGAATCAAGGGTCCTTGAGATTTTAAATATG ATGGAGCCTCTTTCTCATAAAAAAGTAgagtttgaagaattttgtgctgcTGCAATTAGTCCATATCAGCTGGAGGCTCTTGAAGGTTGGGAAAAGATTGCAACCACTGCTTTTGAGTTTTTTGAACAGGAAGGAAACCGGGTCATTACAGTTGAAGAGTTGGCACAA GAAATGAATCTGGGGCCGTCATCTTACTCATTATTAAAAGATTGGATCAGAAAGTCGGATGGAAAACTGAGCTTCCTTGGATATACCAAGTTTCTTCATGGTATAACTATACGTAGTTCCAACTCAAGGCATCGATAG
- the LOC120004159 gene encoding growth-regulating factor 7-like produces MSMDHHGYSVSDKAAAAKESLVSTISSRGGHNTSFDETKMMMMMNIVHHHDNHHRPLVPSCMTTTGDGPTFNSSDIYDVVDAGGFGAAASGGAVGVRTLQFKSSGDMAAALGYPFTNAQLKELERQAMIYKYMMASVPVLPELLFPRTYSDPSPPNSSCKYSPSFVFSFFLVGLSYFAPKLPTLCFILVSEVGGGLNLRLSNGADLEPGRCRRTDGKKWRCSRDVAPDQKYCERHMHRGRPRSRKHVELQANKKTRYNSNSSVNNIGTSSSSISQFAGAVSEAFPQTPLFTDKTRDRAPNFNDSRSLDWMIMRDSTCDQQWLHNTNIAADTNISLLNQASLDLNIYTDFSVSEDHHQQSNNHHHHHLFPGVNSSLERELTEGPRDFLDAWSEGHNKHNSISTNGNLSLSSSLTLSMAAHSSMNDEMGQIRMGLGLIESDQGQPTSWVGSTLGGPLAEVLRPSIITGNGDSCSPQATSLSSPSGVIRRTMASLSDSSGSSSPTTLASSSRIRPEIALIWWDKEKLASSG; encoded by the exons ATGAGTATGGATCATCATGGGTATAGCGTCTCAGACAAGGCAGCAGCAGCCAAAGAAAGCCTTGTGAGTACTATTAGTAGTAGGGGAGGTCATAATACTAGTTTTGATGAAaccaagatgatgatgatgatgaatatagTCCATCATCATGATAATCACCACCGTCCATTAGTCCCATCATGTATGACTACTACTGGTGATGGTCCCACATTTAACAGCAGTGATATATACGATGTTGTTGATGCTGGTGGTTTTGGTGCTGCTGCTAGTGGTGGTGCAGTTGGTGTAAGAACTTTGCAGTTCAAATCCTCTG GAGACATGGCAGCAGCTTTGGGATATCCTTTTACAAATGCTCAGTTGAAGGAGCTTGAGAGACAAGCAATGATATACAAGTACATGATGGCCTCTGTTCCTGTGCTTCCTGAGCTTCTCTTTCCCAGAACTTACTCAGACCCATCTCCACCTAACTCTTCCTGTAAATATTCACCCTCTTtcgttttctcttttttcttggtgGGTTTGTCTTATTTTGCTCCAAAGTTGCCAACTTTGTGCTTTATTTTGGTTTCTGAAGTAGGTGGAGGTCTTAATCTGAGGTTGTCAAATGGGGCAGATCTTGAGCCAGGAAGGTGCAGGAGAACAGATGGGAAGAAATGGAGGTGCTCAAGAGATGTGGCGCCTGACCAAAAGTACTGTGAGCGTCACATGCACAGAGGTCGTCCCCGTTCAAGAAAGCATGTGGAACTTCAAGCCAACAAGAAGACTCGTTATAATTCTAATTCTTCTGTCAACAACATCGGTACTAGTAGTAGCTCTATATCTCAGTTCGCTGGAGCTGTTTCAGAGGCATTTCCTCAAACACCTTTGTTTACTGATAAAACCAGGGATAGAGCTCCTAACTTTAACGATTCCAG GAGCTTGGATTGGATGATCATGAGAGACTCAACATGTGATCAACAATGGCTTCATAATACCAATATAGCAGCAGACACAAACATCTCTCTTCTCAACCAAGCGTCTCTGGATCTGAATATATATACAGATTTCAGCGTGAGTGAAGATCATCATCAACAGAGCAAtaatcatcatcaccaccatttgTTTCCTGGTGTGAATTCTTCTCTGGAGAGAGAACTCACAGAGGGCCCAAGAGACTTCCTTGATGCCTGGTCTGAGGGACACAATAAGCACAACTCCATTTCCACAAATGGGAACTTgtcactttcttcttcactcaCGCTATCAATGGCCGCTCACAGCTCCATGAATGATGAGATGGGTCAGATCCGCATGGGGCTAGGCCTTATAGAATCGGACCAGGGCCAACCCACTTCATGGGTGGGCTCGACACTCGGTGGTCCACTAGCAGAGGTACTAAGACCTAGCATCATCACCGGAAATGGAGATTCCTGTAGCCCTCAGGCGACCTCTTTGTCCTCTCCATCTGGGGTTATTCGGAGAACAATGGCTTCATTGTCCGACAGCAGTGGGAGTAGCAGCCCAACAACATTGGCCAGTTCATCCAGGATCAGACCTGAGATTGCATTGATATGGTGGGATAAAGAGAAATTAGCATCTTCTGGTTGA
- the LOC120003789 gene encoding CDPK-related kinase 4-like isoform X1, producing the protein MGHCCSKNLSAVDNDILGAAHQQQPTPSLPTVATPSTDLHSYSNSNSFAVSPFQSPLPAGIPPSPSPARTPGRKFRWPLPPPSPAKPIMAILRRKGPAKPTIPEDDHGGVENGRVVQRPLDKNFGYAKNFAAKYELGKEVGRGHFGHTCWAKVNKGELKGQQVAVKIISKSKMTTAISIEDVRREVKMLKALSGHKHMIKFHDAFEDANNVYIVMELCEGGELLDKILARGGRYTEEDAKAIVIQILSVVAYCHLQGVVHRDLKPENFLFTTRDENAPMKIIDFGLSDFIRPDQRLNDIVGSAYYVAPEVLHRSYNVEADMWSIGVITYILLCGSRPFWARTESGIFRSVLRADPNFDDSPWPSVSPEAKDFVKRLLNKDHRKRMTAAQALSHPWLRNENDAVPLDISIYKLVKAYVRATPFKRAAIKALSKAIPEDELVYLRDQFRLLEPKEGCVSLSNFRAALIRHVTDAMKESRVLEILNMMEPLSHKKVEFEEFCAAAISPYQLEALEGWEKIATTAFEFFEQEGNRVITVEELAQEMNLGPSSYSLLKDWIRKSDGKLSFLGYTKFLHGITIRSSNSRHR; encoded by the exons ATGGGCCATTGCTGCAGCAAAAACTTGTCCGCCGTCGACAATGACATACTCGGCGCCGCCCACCAGCAGCAGCCCACACCATCACTTCCCACCGTAGCCACTCCGTCCACGGACTTGCACTCTTACTCGAACTCAAATTCTTTCGCAGTAAGTCCATTCCAGAGCCCACTACCAGCTGGAATTCCCCCGTCTCCGTCGCCGGCGAGGACTCCTGGCCGGAAGTTCAGGTGGCCTTTGCCGCCTCCATCTCCAGCAAAGCCGATCATGGCGATTCTGAGGCGGAAGGGTCCTGCAAAGCCGACGATACCTGAGGACGATCACGGCGGTGTGGAAAACGGACGAGTGGTTCAAAGGCCTTTGGATAAGAACTTTGGGTATGCCAAGAACTTTGCGGCCAAGTATGAGCTGGGAAAGGAGGTAGGACGTGGGCATTTTGGTCATACTTGTTGGGCTAAGGTCAACAAGGGAGAGCTGAAAGGGCAACAAGTCGCTGTCAAGATCATATCCAAATCTAAG ATGACAACGGCAATATCAATTGAAGATGTTCGTCGAGAGGTTAAAATGTTGAAAGCCTTGTCTGGGCATAAacatatgatcaaattccatgATGCTTTTGAGGATGCCAATAACGTCTACATAGTCATGGA GTTGTGTGAAGGaggggaattacttgataagaTCTTAGCAAG AGGAGGGAGATACACGGAGGAAGATGCTAAAGCTATTGTCATACAAATTCTTAGTGTAGTTGCCTATTGTCATCTTCAAGGGGTTGTCCACCGTGATCTAAAGCCAGAG AATTTTCTTTTTACCACAAGGGATGAGAATGCTCCAATGAAGATAATTGATTTTGGTCTCTCTGATTTTATTAGGCCAG ATCAACGTCTTAATGACATTGTTGGTAGTGCATACTATGTTGCTCCCGAAGTTCTCCATAGATCGTATAATGTTGAAGCAGATATGTGGAGTATTGGCGTCATAACATATATACTGCTATGTGGAAGCAGGCCTTTCTGGGCGAGGACAGAGTCTGGAATTTTTCGTTCTGTGCTAAGAGCTGATcctaattttgatgattcacCTTGGCCTTCAGTTTCACCTGAAGCCAAAGATTTTGTGAAAAGGCTTCTCAACAAGGACCACAGAAAACGAATGACAGCTGCCCAAGCACTAA GTCACCCATGGTTACGAAATGAAAATGATGCTGTGCCTTTAGATATTTCAATCTATAAGTTAGTTAAGGCATATGTTAGAGCCACACCTTTCAAGCGTGCAGCAATAAAG GCACTTTCAAAAGCTATTCCGGAAGACGAGCTTGTTTACCTTAGGGATCAGTTTAGGCTTTTGGAACCAAAAGAGGGATGTGTCTCCTTAAGTAATTTCAGAGCG GCTCTGATAAGACACGTGACAGATGCCATGAAGGAATCAAGGGTCCTTGAGATTTTAAATATG ATGGAGCCTCTTTCTCATAAAAAAGTAgagtttgaagaattttgtgctgcTGCAATTAGTCCATATCAGCTGGAGGCTCTTGAAGGTTGGGAAAAGATTGCAACCACTGCTTTTGAGTTTTTTGAACAGGAAGGAAACCGGGTCATTACAGTTGAAGAGTTGGCACAA GAAATGAATCTGGGGCCGTCATCTTACTCATTATTAAAAGATTGGATCAGAAAGTCGGATGGAAAACTGAGCTTCCTTGGATATACCAAGTTTCTTCATGGTATAACTATACGTAGTTCCAACTCAAGGCATCGATAG
- the LOC120003788 gene encoding uncharacterized protein LOC120003788, giving the protein MEATAGVATGWRGAQPSIPSLRKEWRAVSEHHSVRNAGDEVDLERSNLGQSDERTIYQHRRQPADVDFFSITVDGSSDGSIVEQRLHGIARQRQELQQMEAELRAQMIARSEIKVMQTNCNAQIKEHANITAKLQEQLHEREQMIHDLERKMDEKDRELHSIKLDNEAAWAKEDLLREQDKELVTFKRDRDHSEVERARHIQQIHDHQEHIQEKERQLIELQEQHRVVQETIMYKDEQLREAQAWIARFQEMDALQSTTAHSLQAELRDRTEQYNQLWLGCQRQFAEMERVHVHVLQQLQLELADARERRRTFNDEPHVLQSNSKDVSQFSHNNVNHLNVNGGGDGSNANTGALPNGIMDNLSSFVPSGNRSTQSDHVSGVPIAPSSLLGMPTHLPPGQVTALHSYVMHQQGVHHSVPSHVPQSHIGQLQSVFIQQWQNQQAVSESSLISAEDQLTPSEADQNPRRPDVNYEYEVSANGQALRPDYLDVHKNQGGQPDPVNSSSTGEPKVLESTDGSYLVAPQTEQILQQISSQFCDALRLCPLEQNSETKEQNALNSASNGADVLTVERNSAASTSPSDASVESGNLNEALVNDGTGSVIPETVIFTGQANTLNAAKMLETALLDERSLLACIVRTIPPGGRVRISSTVSECVNASKAII; this is encoded by the exons ATGGAGGCCACGGCTGGTGTTGCTACCGGCTGGCGCGGGGCTCAGCCTTCTATTCCATCATTGCGGAAGGAGTGGCGGGCCGTCTCGGAGCACCATTCAGTTAGGAACGCTGGGGACGAAGTG GATCTTGAGCGGTCAAATTTAGGTCAATCAGATGAGAGAACAATATATCAA CATAGAAGACAGCCAGCTGATGTTGACTTTTTTTCCATCACGGTTGATGGGAGTTCAGACGGTAGCATTGTGGAGCAACGACTTCATGGCATTGCTAGGCAAAGGCAGGAACTCCAGCAGATGGAAGCTGAGCTTAGAGCTCAGATGATCGCGAGGTCTGAGATCAAAGTAATGCAAACCAACTGTAACGCTCAGATTAAAGAACATGCCAATATCACTGCAAAGCTTCAG GAACAACTCCATGAACGAGAACAGATGATACATGACTTGGAAAGGAAAATGGACGAGAAAGACCGGGAGCTACATTCAATTAAGTTGGACAATGAAGCG GCCTGGGCCAAAGAAGATCTTCTTAGAGAACAAGACAAGGAATTGGTAACATTCAA GAGAGATCGTGATCATTCTGAAGTTGAAAGAGCACGGCATATTCAACAAATACACGACCATCAGGAACATATTCAAGAAAAGGAGAGGCAGCTCATTGAGTTGCAGGAACAG CATAGGGTTGTTCAAGAGACTATTATGTATAAGGATGAGCAATTAAGGGAGGCTCAAGCTTGGATTGCACGTTTCCAGGAGATGGATGCCTTACAGTCAACTACGGCTCACTCGCTACAAGCGGAATTGCGAGATCGTACGGAGCAATATAATCAGCTTTGGTTAGGTTGCCAAAGACAG TTTGCagagatggagagagttcaTGTGCATGTGCTGCAACAGCTTCAACTTGAGTTGGCTGATGCACGAGAAAGAAGGAGAACCTTCAATGATGAACCACATGTTTTACAATCAAATTCAAAGGATGTCTCCCAATTTAGTCATAACAATGTAAACCACCTAAATGTGAATGGTGGCGGTGATGGATCAAATGCCAATACGGGGGCTCTTCCAAATGGGATTATGGATAATTTGTCATCGTTTGTGCCATCTGGCAACAGGTCGACTCAG AGTGACCATGTGTCTGGTGTTCCCATTGCACCGTCATCTCTACTTGGAATGCCCACCCACCTTCCACCTGGACAGGTGACTGCCCTGCATTCCTATGTTATGCATCAACAAGGGGTTCACCATTCTGTGCCATCACATGTTCCTCAATCTCATATTGGGCAACTTCAATCTGTATTCATTCAACAATGGCAGAACCAGCAG GCTGTATCTGAGAGTTCACTAATATCTGCAGAGGATCAACTTACACCTTCTGAGGCTGATCAAAACCCAAGGAGACCAGATGTAAATTATGAATATGAAGTGTCTGCTAATGGACAAGCACTTCGTCCTGACTATCTGGATGTCCATAAGAATCAAGGAGGACAGCCCGACCCTGTTAACTCATCATCTACTGGTGAACCAAAG GTTCTTGAGTCAACTGATGGAAGTTACCTTGTTGCCCCTCAGACTGAGCAAATTCTACAACAAATTTCTTCCCAGTTTTGTGATGCCTTAAGATTGTGTCCTCTTGAACAGAATAGCGAAACAAAG GAGCAAAATGCTTTGAACTCTGCTAGTAACGGAGCTGATGTTTTAACTGTAGAACGAAATTCTGCTGCTAGTACATCACCATCTGATGCTTCGGTGGAATCTGGGAATCTCAATGAAGCCTTGGTCAATGATGGCACTGGTTCAGTTATACCTGAAACGGTTATCTTCACAGGGCAGGCAAATACTCTGAATGCTGCAAAGATGTTGGAGACTGCTCTTCTTGACGAAAGATCTCTGCTGGCCTGCATTGTCCGCACAATTCCACCTGGTGGTAGAGTTCGGATTAGTTCAACGGTTAGTGAGTGTGTGAATGCCTCCAAGGCCATCATTTAG
- the LOC120003789 gene encoding CDPK-related kinase 4-like isoform X2, with the protein MMTTAISIEDVRREVKMLKALSGHKHMIKFHDAFEDANNVYIVMELCEGGELLDKILARGGRYTEEDAKAIVIQILSVVAYCHLQGVVHRDLKPENFLFTTRDENAPMKIIDFGLSDFIRPDQRLNDIVGSAYYVAPEVLHRSYNVEADMWSIGVITYILLCGSRPFWARTESGIFRSVLRADPNFDDSPWPSVSPEAKDFVKRLLNKDHRKRMTAAQALSHPWLRNENDAVPLDISIYKLVKAYVRATPFKRAAIKALSKAIPEDELVYLRDQFRLLEPKEGCVSLSNFRAALIRHVTDAMKESRVLEILNMMEPLSHKKVEFEEFCAAAISPYQLEALEGWEKIATTAFEFFEQEGNRVITVEELAQEMNLGPSSYSLLKDWIRKSDGKLSFLGYTKFLHGITIRSSNSRHR; encoded by the exons ATG ATGACAACGGCAATATCAATTGAAGATGTTCGTCGAGAGGTTAAAATGTTGAAAGCCTTGTCTGGGCATAAacatatgatcaaattccatgATGCTTTTGAGGATGCCAATAACGTCTACATAGTCATGGA GTTGTGTGAAGGaggggaattacttgataagaTCTTAGCAAG AGGAGGGAGATACACGGAGGAAGATGCTAAAGCTATTGTCATACAAATTCTTAGTGTAGTTGCCTATTGTCATCTTCAAGGGGTTGTCCACCGTGATCTAAAGCCAGAG AATTTTCTTTTTACCACAAGGGATGAGAATGCTCCAATGAAGATAATTGATTTTGGTCTCTCTGATTTTATTAGGCCAG ATCAACGTCTTAATGACATTGTTGGTAGTGCATACTATGTTGCTCCCGAAGTTCTCCATAGATCGTATAATGTTGAAGCAGATATGTGGAGTATTGGCGTCATAACATATATACTGCTATGTGGAAGCAGGCCTTTCTGGGCGAGGACAGAGTCTGGAATTTTTCGTTCTGTGCTAAGAGCTGATcctaattttgatgattcacCTTGGCCTTCAGTTTCACCTGAAGCCAAAGATTTTGTGAAAAGGCTTCTCAACAAGGACCACAGAAAACGAATGACAGCTGCCCAAGCACTAA GTCACCCATGGTTACGAAATGAAAATGATGCTGTGCCTTTAGATATTTCAATCTATAAGTTAGTTAAGGCATATGTTAGAGCCACACCTTTCAAGCGTGCAGCAATAAAG GCACTTTCAAAAGCTATTCCGGAAGACGAGCTTGTTTACCTTAGGGATCAGTTTAGGCTTTTGGAACCAAAAGAGGGATGTGTCTCCTTAAGTAATTTCAGAGCG GCTCTGATAAGACACGTGACAGATGCCATGAAGGAATCAAGGGTCCTTGAGATTTTAAATATG ATGGAGCCTCTTTCTCATAAAAAAGTAgagtttgaagaattttgtgctgcTGCAATTAGTCCATATCAGCTGGAGGCTCTTGAAGGTTGGGAAAAGATTGCAACCACTGCTTTTGAGTTTTTTGAACAGGAAGGAAACCGGGTCATTACAGTTGAAGAGTTGGCACAA GAAATGAATCTGGGGCCGTCATCTTACTCATTATTAAAAGATTGGATCAGAAAGTCGGATGGAAAACTGAGCTTCCTTGGATATACCAAGTTTCTTCATGGTATAACTATACGTAGTTCCAACTCAAGGCATCGATAG
- the LOC120003436 gene encoding auxin-responsive protein SAUR32-like gives MENQNHHHHRLNFHLHHHHHQEKEEELKDVPKGCVAIMVGQGEEQKRFVIPVIYVNHPLFEQLLKEAEEEYGFDRKGPITIPCHVEEFQAVQGMIHKEKSHHHHHLLLHGSCFRQGLIRDYDERIRLNCCRDL, from the coding sequence ATGGAGAACCaaaatcaccaccaccaccgtctcaacttccatcttcatcatcatcatcatcaagagaaggaggaggagttgAAAGATGTCCCCAAGGGTTGTGTAGCAATCATGGTGGGTCAAGGCGAGGAGCAAAAGAGGTTTGTGATCCCTGTAATCTATGTGAATCATCCCCTGTTTGAACAATTGTTGAAAGAAGCAGAGGAGGAATATGGGTTTGATCGAAAAGGACCCATTACAATTCCTTGTCATGTGGAGGAGTTTCAAGCTGTTCAAGGCATGATTCACAAGGAAAAAtctcatcaccaccaccaccttctTCTTCATGGCTCGTGCTTCAGGCAGGGTTTGATACGTGATTATGACGAAAGAATTAGATTGAATTGTTGTAGAGATTTGTga